A stretch of Chitinophaga caeni DNA encodes these proteins:
- the uvrB gene encoding excinuclease ABC subunit UvrB, translating into MPFQLQSPYQPAGDQPTAIAQLTGGILDGEKHQTLLGVTGSGKTFTMANVIQNTQKPTLVLTYNKTLVAQLYGELKQFFPDNAVEYFVSYYDYYQPEAYMPVSDTYIEKDLSINEELDKLRLRATSNLLSGRRDIIVVASVSCIYGMGNPTEFENGIIRLHQGQVMSRNTLLHGLVNALYTRTTGDFNRSNFRVKGDTVDINLPYVDYGYRITFFGDEIEEIESFEVETGKRIGKMDTAAIFPANLYLAPKDMMHQILTEIQDEMSAQVNYFKEQGKLIEAQRLAERVTYDVEMIRELGYCNGIENYSRFLDRRSPGTRPFCLLDYFPKDFLLVIDESHVTIPQISGMYGGDRSRKLTLVDFGFRLPSALDNRPLNFYEFEQMTNQVVYVSATPGEYELRKTDGVVVEQVVRPTGLLDPPIEIRPSVNQVDDLLDEIDKRVLKGDRVLVTTLTKRMAEEMNKYLERINIKSRYIHSEVDTLERVEILRDLRLGNIDVLVGVNLLREGLDLPEVSLVAILDADKEGFLRDERSLTQTAGRAARNVDGLVIFYADKITDSMQRTIDETDRRRAKQDIYNKEHGITPRTVRKSKEQILGQTSVLEIKHYDEDSPLAVHDELTIVSEEGAAYSNINTIPQMEKAIGKVKKDMEKAAKDLDFMEAARLRDQMFAMQQQLEMMKR; encoded by the coding sequence ATGCCATTCCAATTACAATCGCCATATCAACCCGCCGGGGATCAACCCACGGCTATCGCGCAATTAACCGGGGGAATTCTCGATGGGGAAAAGCACCAGACATTGCTGGGAGTAACCGGTTCCGGTAAGACCTTTACCATGGCCAACGTTATCCAGAATACGCAGAAGCCTACCTTGGTACTAACTTATAATAAAACCCTCGTGGCGCAGCTATACGGAGAACTGAAGCAATTCTTTCCCGATAATGCCGTGGAGTATTTCGTTTCTTATTATGATTACTATCAGCCGGAGGCTTATATGCCCGTGAGTGATACTTACATAGAAAAAGATTTATCTATCAATGAGGAACTGGATAAGCTGAGATTGAGAGCTACCTCGAACTTATTAAGCGGCAGAAGGGATATTATAGTCGTAGCGAGCGTATCATGCATTTATGGTATGGGGAACCCCACTGAATTTGAAAACGGCATCATCCGTTTACACCAAGGACAGGTAATGAGCCGCAATACCTTGTTACATGGATTGGTGAATGCTTTATATACCCGCACCACCGGGGATTTTAACAGGAGTAACTTCCGTGTGAAGGGAGATACGGTAGACATTAACCTACCTTATGTTGACTACGGTTACAGGATCACTTTCTTTGGCGATGAAATCGAGGAAATCGAAAGCTTTGAAGTTGAAACGGGTAAACGTATCGGGAAAATGGATACCGCGGCGATCTTTCCTGCTAACCTCTACCTGGCGCCGAAAGATATGATGCACCAAATCTTAACAGAGATCCAGGACGAAATGTCTGCACAGGTGAATTATTTCAAGGAACAAGGGAAATTGATCGAGGCGCAACGCTTAGCGGAAAGGGTGACCTACGATGTGGAAATGATCCGTGAATTAGGTTATTGCAACGGCATCGAAAACTATAGTAGATTCCTCGACAGGCGCTCTCCCGGAACGAGGCCGTTCTGTTTGTTGGACTATTTTCCCAAGGACTTTCTATTGGTGATCGATGAAAGCCACGTAACCATCCCGCAGATTAGCGGGATGTATGGCGGCGACCGCTCCCGGAAACTTACATTGGTTGATTTCGGGTTCCGTTTGCCCTCGGCATTAGATAACCGCCCGCTCAACTTTTACGAATTTGAGCAAATGACCAACCAGGTCGTGTACGTGAGCGCTACCCCCGGAGAATACGAATTACGCAAAACAGATGGCGTGGTTGTAGAACAGGTTGTAAGACCTACCGGTTTGTTGGATCCACCGATTGAAATCCGCCCCAGCGTGAACCAAGTCGATGATTTATTGGATGAAATTGATAAGCGTGTTTTAAAAGGCGACCGTGTGCTGGTAACAACGCTAACCAAGCGGATGGCGGAAGAAATGAATAAATACCTGGAACGCATCAATATTAAAAGCCGGTACATCCACTCCGAAGTGGATACCCTGGAGCGAGTAGAGATTTTGCGTGACCTGAGGTTAGGGAATATAGATGTGCTGGTAGGGGTAAACTTGCTAAGGGAAGGGTTGGATTTGCCCGAAGTTTCCCTGGTGGCAATCCTGGATGCGGATAAAGAGGGATTCTTGAGAGATGAACGCTCCCTGACCCAAACGGCAGGCCGTGCTGCCCGTAACGTGGATGGCCTCGTAATCTTTTATGCCGATAAAATCACGGATAGCATGCAGCGCACGATCGATGAAACGGATCGTCGCCGCGCGAAACAAGATATCTATAATAAAGAACATGGAATTACGCCGAGAACCGTTCGCAAAAGCAAGGAGCAGATCTTGGGACAAACAAGCGTGCTGGAGATCAAGCATTACGATGAAGATTCACCTTTGGCAGTGCATGACGAGTTAACCATCGTTTCGGAAGAGGGAGCAGCATATAGTAATATCAATACGATCCCGCAGATGGAAAAAGCTATCGGGAAGGTTAAAAAGGATATGGAAAAGGCTGCCAAGGACTTGGACTTTATGGAAGCGGCAAGATTGCGCGACCAGATGTTCGCAATGCAACAGCAATTAGAAATGATGAAACGGTAG